A region of Periplaneta americana isolate PAMFEO1 chromosome 16, P.americana_PAMFEO1_priV1, whole genome shotgun sequence DNA encodes the following proteins:
- the SmydA-1 gene encoding SET domain-containing protein SmydA-8, whose translation MGAETCAVCRQPAQQRCGGCHVTYYCCRDHQRLDWKGHRDRCKPFKVAENKILGRHLIATRDLKVGEIILQELPLVAGPSQVTPPVCLGCYRLLTEQNAKTCAECGWPVCSEVCAHATAHCAECSFTKLHKGSKVTVRNFQQPHPIYQCVTALRCLYLRDSNPVAWERLQSLESHCAERKKTPRYEEDRVTVAQFVRRFFCLQEFSEDDILRVCGILQVNGHEVPVTEPAHVAVYDQASLLEHSCRPNCAKSFTSEGGLIVRTMEPVLKGQHLSICYTDALWGTANRRHHLAETKFFWCRCTRCADPTEFGTHFSAIRCLEKPCEGFMLPENSLSEERELEKASWRCARCSALVPARQVLGVLERVGVALTSMQKGDPRACERFLSQFAPELHPNHYYLTDVRLALAQLYGQDSDVGLPGVSDHDLTEKISLCRQLLSLVNALVPAEHRVRGVLMFELHAAVAEVARRASNKGRLDPLALRDSLLESKRLLTEASFLLNHEPEILPEGKIALQAKRNLVDLNALLQNIHTTIGDSPL comes from the exons ATGGGAGCTGAGACATGCGCCGTGTGCAGGCAACCCGCCCAGCAGCGGTGCGGCGGCTGCCATGTGACCTACTACTGCTGCCGAGACCACCAGCGGCTCGACTGGAAGGGACACAGAGACCGGTGTAAGCCGTTTAAG GTTGCCGAGAACAAGATCCTAGGGCGGCACCTGATCGCCACGCGAGACCTGAAAGTGGGAGAGATTATCCTGCAGGAGTTGCCACTGGTGGCGGGACCCTCGCAGGTGACGCCGCCAGTATGCCTAGGCTGCTACCGGCTGCTGACGGAGCAAAATGCCAAGACGTGCGCCGAGTGCGGCTGGCCGGTGTGCAGCGAGGTGTGTGCTCACGCCACTGCACACTGCGCGGAGTGCAGCTTCACTAAACTGCACAAAGGCTCCAAG GTTACCGTACGAAACTTTCAGCAGCCGCACCCGATCTACCAGTGCGTAACAGCACTGCGGTGTCTGTACctgcgggactcgaacccggtagCGTGGGAGCGGCTACAGTCGCTCGAGTCGCACTGCGCCGAGCGGAAGAAGACGCCGCGCTATGAGGAGGATCGCGTCACTGTGGCGCAATTCGTACGCCGCTTCTTCTGCCTACAAGAGTTCAGCGAGGACGACATTCTGCGTGTGTGCGGAATTCTGCAG GTGAACGGGCACGAGGTCCCTGTAACAGAGCCGGCCCACGTGGCTGTGTATGATCAGGCATCCCTGCTGGAACACAGCTGCCGCCCCAACTGCGCCAAGAGCTTCACGTCAGAGGGGGGTCTCATCGTGCGCACCATGGAGCCCGTGCTCAAGGGACAGCATCTCTCTATCTGTTACACAGACGCGCTATGGGGCACGGCCAACCGTCGGCACCATCTTGCGGAGACAAAGTTCTTTTGGTGCCGCTGCACTCGTTGTGCCGATCCCACCGAATTTGGCACACACTTCAGCGCCATCCGCTGCCTCGAAAA GCCGTGCGAGGGTTTCATGCTCCCAGAGAACAGCCTCTCGGAGGAGAGAGAGTTGGAGAAGGCGTCGTGGCGGTGCGCGCGGTGCTCAGCGCTGGTGCCTGCGCGCCAGGTTTTGGGCGTGCTGGAGCGTGTGGGTGTGGCGCTCACCAGTATGCAGAAGGGCGATCCACGTGCGTGTGAAAGGTTCCTCTCCCAATTTGCACCAGAGCTGCACCCCAATCACTATTATCTCACAGACGTGAGGCTCGCCCTAGCGCAGCTGTACGGTCAAGACAGTGACGTGGGCCTGCCGGGTGTCTCGGACCACGACCTGACAGAGAAGATCTCTCTGTGCCGCCAACTGCTCTCATTAGTGAACGCTTTGGTACCTG CTGAGCACCGCGTAAGGGGCGTACTCATGTTCGAGCTGCATGCGGCCGTTGCCGAAGTGGCGAGAAGAGCATCCAACAAGGGAAGACTTGATCCCTTGGCTCTCAGAGACAGTCTATTG GAGTCCAAGAGACTACTGACTGAGGCGTCCTTCCTGCTGAACCACGAGCCAGAGATTCTTCCTGAAGGCAAGATCGCTCTGCAGGCGAAGAGGAACCTGGTGGATCTCAACGCCCTTCTGCAGAACATCCACACCACTATTGGGGACAGCCCACTTTAG